A single window of Colletes latitarsis isolate SP2378_abdomen chromosome 11, iyColLati1, whole genome shotgun sequence DNA harbors:
- the Wcy gene encoding WW domain-containing adapter protein with coiled-coil wacky isoform X2 — protein sequence MVMHARKPQRISDGYFEKHQAHPYQNAKYSSSKGGYSSSTTSSDSRYEGRMRDSPNGNSYSPAAGLGLGMGTDRDSPRNYTSKPLYKKERENRDYKLSSSRDKYSDCARSPKDKRSRESRDSEHRTNHDRSSGEILHPIKLSSNSSRESSSQRKPSHNSCQDKRGDERGGAMERSARFGDWSEHMSSSGKKYYYNCKTEVSQWEKPREWISRTDNRQRQSNDYSSRSSHDKHSNSRSNSSSSVRDGKSSRQSDKREYWSSCSGSGGGSSREEVSAREREKEKERERERERDREPCREDAGVERQAQDMDISPGDSTPTSEPLTSCTHDSLPQGPVLLATALPRLTSHPPSTPQTPGKLNSPTQQQGNSNAPGPPVSLANLPRLLSQITGNKEQPDITPQKALQTLQTAAILLSRQSSSGDRNNSGNDVMVPLKVDTSGNVTSEGPPTPTHSETLDCIDARKLTSPGGTNSGVQGLSSLQSLSTLGSLGNLSNTGLQALSRVQPPLTPSLTPSLANHYREDLTQHVRAFPADILEKQAQKLSEEAHTMGSLQCTRVSAELKTARSIVRLTEIQATLQEQRILFLRQQIQTLEELKSQNSFMSDDS from the exons ATGGTAATGCATGCGAGGAAACCCCAAAGGATCAGCGATGG GTACTTCGAAAAGCACCAGGCCCATCCCTATCAG AACGCAAAGTACAGCAGTTCTAAGGGTGGCTACTCCTCATCAACGACATCATCAGATAGTCGTTACGAAGGACGTATGCGGGATTCCCCAAATGGCAACTCTTACAGTCCAGCAGCAGGTTTGGGTTTGGGCATGGGAACAGACAGAGATAGCCCTCGGAACTACACATCTAAGCCCCTTTACAAGAAGGAGAGAGAAAATAGAGACTATAAGTTATCCTCCTCTAGGGACAAGTATTCTG ATTGTGCACGATCCCCAAAAGACAAGAGAAGCCGTGAGAGCAGAGATTCAGAACACAGGACCAACCACGATAGGAGTAGTGGAGAA ATTTTACATCCTATAAAATTATCATCAAATTCATCGAGAGAGTCTTCATCTCAGAGGAAACCATCGCATAATTCCTGTCAG GACAAACGCGGTGATGAACGAGGAGGTGCAATGGAACGTTCGGCCAGGTTTGGTGATTGGTCAGAACATATGAGTTCTTCGGGCAAGAAGTATTATTACAACTGTAAAACAGAAGTTTCTCAGTGGGAAAAACCACGGGAATGGATTAGTCGAACAGATAATCGACAACGTCAGTCCAATGATTATTCTTCTAGGTCAA GTCACGATAAACATTCCAACTCGCGATCAAATAGCAGTAGCAGTGTGCGAGATGGTAAATCATCACGTCAGTCCGACAAACGTGAATATTGGAGTTCATGCAGTGGAAGCGGCGGCGGTAGTAGTAGAGAAGAGGTTTCAGCTAGGGAaagggaaaaagaaaaagaacgggAACGGGAACGAGAAAGAGATCGGGAACCATGTAGAGAAGATGCGGGAGTGGAGCGCCAAGCTCAGGATATGGACATTTCACCGGGTGATTCTACACCGACTTCTGAACCTCTCACATCTTGCACTCACGATTCACTGCCGCAAGGTCCTGTTTTGTTGGCCACTG CATTACCTCGATTAACATCACACCCACCATCGACACCACAAACACCTGGAAAACTTAATTCACCAACACAACAACAAGGAAATAGTAATGCTCCAGGTCCACCTGTGTCGTTAGCAAATCTCCCTAGACTATTGTCTCAAATTACAGGCAACAAAGAACAGCCTGATATTACACCACAAAAGGCATTGCAAACATTGCAAACGGCCGCCATCCTCTTGTCTCGACAA TCATCTAGCGGAGACCGGAATAATAGTGGAAATGACGTAATGGTCCCGCTAAAAGTTGACACAAGCGGCAACGTTACAAGTGAGGGACCACCTACTCCCACACATTCGGAAACCCTGGACTGTATTGATGCTCGAAAAT TAACAAGCCCTGGGGGGACGAATTCTGGAGTACAAGGTCTAAGCTCATTGCAAAGTCTTAGCACATTAGGTTCCCTTGGAAATTTAAGTAATACAGGTTTACAAGCATTGTCTAGAGTACAGCCTCCTTTAACACCTTCTTTAACACCGTCACTTGCTAATCACTATCGGGAAGATTTAACGCAACATGTGCGTGCCTTTCCTGCTGATATTCTTGAGAAACAG gCACAGAAACTTAGCGAAGAAGCACACACAATGGGAAGTTTGCAGTGTACGAGAGTTTCAGCAGAGTTAAAAACGGCGCGATCGATAGTGAGGTTGACAGAAATTCAGGCAACGTTACAGGAACAAAG GATATTATTTCTCCGTCAACAAATTCAAACATTGGAGGAACTAAAATCCCAAAATTCCTTCATGTCTGATGATTCTTAG
- the Wcy gene encoding WW domain-containing adapter protein with coiled-coil wacky isoform X1, with product MVMHARKPQRISDGYFEKHQAHPYQNAKYSSSKGGYSSSTTSSDSRYEGRMRDSPNGNSYSPAAGLGLGMGTDRDSPRNYTSKPLYKKERENRDYKLSSSRDKYSDCARSPKDKRSRESRDSEHRTNHDRSSGEILHPIKLSSNSSRESSSQRKPSHNSCQDKRGDERGGAMERSARFGDWSEHMSSSGKKYYYNCKTEVSQWEKPREWISRTDNRQRQSNDYSSRSSHDKHSNSRSNSSSSVRDGKSSRQSDKREYWSSCSGSGGGSSREEVSAREREKEKERERERERDREPCREDAGVERQAQDMDISPGDSTPTSEPLTSCTHDSLPQGPVLLATALPRLTSHPPSTPQTPGKLNSPTQQQGNSNAPGPPVSLANLPRLLSQITGNKEQPDITPQKALQTLQTAAILLSRQQSSSGDRNNSGNDVMVPLKVDTSGNVTSEGPPTPTHSETLDCIDARKLTSPGGTNSGVQGLSSLQSLSTLGSLGNLSNTGLQALSRVQPPLTPSLTPSLANHYREDLTQHVRAFPADILEKQAQKLSEEAHTMGSLQCTRVSAELKTARSIVRLTEIQATLQEQRILFLRQQIQTLEELKSQNSFMSDDS from the exons ATGGTAATGCATGCGAGGAAACCCCAAAGGATCAGCGATGG GTACTTCGAAAAGCACCAGGCCCATCCCTATCAG AACGCAAAGTACAGCAGTTCTAAGGGTGGCTACTCCTCATCAACGACATCATCAGATAGTCGTTACGAAGGACGTATGCGGGATTCCCCAAATGGCAACTCTTACAGTCCAGCAGCAGGTTTGGGTTTGGGCATGGGAACAGACAGAGATAGCCCTCGGAACTACACATCTAAGCCCCTTTACAAGAAGGAGAGAGAAAATAGAGACTATAAGTTATCCTCCTCTAGGGACAAGTATTCTG ATTGTGCACGATCCCCAAAAGACAAGAGAAGCCGTGAGAGCAGAGATTCAGAACACAGGACCAACCACGATAGGAGTAGTGGAGAA ATTTTACATCCTATAAAATTATCATCAAATTCATCGAGAGAGTCTTCATCTCAGAGGAAACCATCGCATAATTCCTGTCAG GACAAACGCGGTGATGAACGAGGAGGTGCAATGGAACGTTCGGCCAGGTTTGGTGATTGGTCAGAACATATGAGTTCTTCGGGCAAGAAGTATTATTACAACTGTAAAACAGAAGTTTCTCAGTGGGAAAAACCACGGGAATGGATTAGTCGAACAGATAATCGACAACGTCAGTCCAATGATTATTCTTCTAGGTCAA GTCACGATAAACATTCCAACTCGCGATCAAATAGCAGTAGCAGTGTGCGAGATGGTAAATCATCACGTCAGTCCGACAAACGTGAATATTGGAGTTCATGCAGTGGAAGCGGCGGCGGTAGTAGTAGAGAAGAGGTTTCAGCTAGGGAaagggaaaaagaaaaagaacgggAACGGGAACGAGAAAGAGATCGGGAACCATGTAGAGAAGATGCGGGAGTGGAGCGCCAAGCTCAGGATATGGACATTTCACCGGGTGATTCTACACCGACTTCTGAACCTCTCACATCTTGCACTCACGATTCACTGCCGCAAGGTCCTGTTTTGTTGGCCACTG CATTACCTCGATTAACATCACACCCACCATCGACACCACAAACACCTGGAAAACTTAATTCACCAACACAACAACAAGGAAATAGTAATGCTCCAGGTCCACCTGTGTCGTTAGCAAATCTCCCTAGACTATTGTCTCAAATTACAGGCAACAAAGAACAGCCTGATATTACACCACAAAAGGCATTGCAAACATTGCAAACGGCCGCCATCCTCTTGTCTCGACAA CAGTCATCTAGCGGAGACCGGAATAATAGTGGAAATGACGTAATGGTCCCGCTAAAAGTTGACACAAGCGGCAACGTTACAAGTGAGGGACCACCTACTCCCACACATTCGGAAACCCTGGACTGTATTGATGCTCGAAAAT TAACAAGCCCTGGGGGGACGAATTCTGGAGTACAAGGTCTAAGCTCATTGCAAAGTCTTAGCACATTAGGTTCCCTTGGAAATTTAAGTAATACAGGTTTACAAGCATTGTCTAGAGTACAGCCTCCTTTAACACCTTCTTTAACACCGTCACTTGCTAATCACTATCGGGAAGATTTAACGCAACATGTGCGTGCCTTTCCTGCTGATATTCTTGAGAAACAG gCACAGAAACTTAGCGAAGAAGCACACACAATGGGAAGTTTGCAGTGTACGAGAGTTTCAGCAGAGTTAAAAACGGCGCGATCGATAGTGAGGTTGACAGAAATTCAGGCAACGTTACAGGAACAAAG GATATTATTTCTCCGTCAACAAATTCAAACATTGGAGGAACTAAAATCCCAAAATTCCTTCATGTCTGATGATTCTTAG
- the Wcy gene encoding WW domain-containing adapter protein with coiled-coil wacky isoform X3, whose translation MRDSPNGNSYSPAAGLGLGMGTDRDSPRNYTSKPLYKKERENRDYKLSSSRDKYSDCARSPKDKRSRESRDSEHRTNHDRSSGEILHPIKLSSNSSRESSSQRKPSHNSCQDKRGDERGGAMERSARFGDWSEHMSSSGKKYYYNCKTEVSQWEKPREWISRTDNRQRQSNDYSSRSSHDKHSNSRSNSSSSVRDGKSSRQSDKREYWSSCSGSGGGSSREEVSAREREKEKERERERERDREPCREDAGVERQAQDMDISPGDSTPTSEPLTSCTHDSLPQGPVLLATALPRLTSHPPSTPQTPGKLNSPTQQQGNSNAPGPPVSLANLPRLLSQITGNKEQPDITPQKALQTLQTAAILLSRQQSSSGDRNNSGNDVMVPLKVDTSGNVTSEGPPTPTHSETLDCIDARKLTSPGGTNSGVQGLSSLQSLSTLGSLGNLSNTGLQALSRVQPPLTPSLTPSLANHYREDLTQHVRAFPADILEKQAQKLSEEAHTMGSLQCTRVSAELKTARSIVRLTEIQATLQEQRILFLRQQIQTLEELKSQNSFMSDDS comes from the exons ATGCGGGATTCCCCAAATGGCAACTCTTACAGTCCAGCAGCAGGTTTGGGTTTGGGCATGGGAACAGACAGAGATAGCCCTCGGAACTACACATCTAAGCCCCTTTACAAGAAGGAGAGAGAAAATAGAGACTATAAGTTATCCTCCTCTAGGGACAAGTATTCTG ATTGTGCACGATCCCCAAAAGACAAGAGAAGCCGTGAGAGCAGAGATTCAGAACACAGGACCAACCACGATAGGAGTAGTGGAGAA ATTTTACATCCTATAAAATTATCATCAAATTCATCGAGAGAGTCTTCATCTCAGAGGAAACCATCGCATAATTCCTGTCAG GACAAACGCGGTGATGAACGAGGAGGTGCAATGGAACGTTCGGCCAGGTTTGGTGATTGGTCAGAACATATGAGTTCTTCGGGCAAGAAGTATTATTACAACTGTAAAACAGAAGTTTCTCAGTGGGAAAAACCACGGGAATGGATTAGTCGAACAGATAATCGACAACGTCAGTCCAATGATTATTCTTCTAGGTCAA GTCACGATAAACATTCCAACTCGCGATCAAATAGCAGTAGCAGTGTGCGAGATGGTAAATCATCACGTCAGTCCGACAAACGTGAATATTGGAGTTCATGCAGTGGAAGCGGCGGCGGTAGTAGTAGAGAAGAGGTTTCAGCTAGGGAaagggaaaaagaaaaagaacgggAACGGGAACGAGAAAGAGATCGGGAACCATGTAGAGAAGATGCGGGAGTGGAGCGCCAAGCTCAGGATATGGACATTTCACCGGGTGATTCTACACCGACTTCTGAACCTCTCACATCTTGCACTCACGATTCACTGCCGCAAGGTCCTGTTTTGTTGGCCACTG CATTACCTCGATTAACATCACACCCACCATCGACACCACAAACACCTGGAAAACTTAATTCACCAACACAACAACAAGGAAATAGTAATGCTCCAGGTCCACCTGTGTCGTTAGCAAATCTCCCTAGACTATTGTCTCAAATTACAGGCAACAAAGAACAGCCTGATATTACACCACAAAAGGCATTGCAAACATTGCAAACGGCCGCCATCCTCTTGTCTCGACAA CAGTCATCTAGCGGAGACCGGAATAATAGTGGAAATGACGTAATGGTCCCGCTAAAAGTTGACACAAGCGGCAACGTTACAAGTGAGGGACCACCTACTCCCACACATTCGGAAACCCTGGACTGTATTGATGCTCGAAAAT TAACAAGCCCTGGGGGGACGAATTCTGGAGTACAAGGTCTAAGCTCATTGCAAAGTCTTAGCACATTAGGTTCCCTTGGAAATTTAAGTAATACAGGTTTACAAGCATTGTCTAGAGTACAGCCTCCTTTAACACCTTCTTTAACACCGTCACTTGCTAATCACTATCGGGAAGATTTAACGCAACATGTGCGTGCCTTTCCTGCTGATATTCTTGAGAAACAG gCACAGAAACTTAGCGAAGAAGCACACACAATGGGAAGTTTGCAGTGTACGAGAGTTTCAGCAGAGTTAAAAACGGCGCGATCGATAGTGAGGTTGACAGAAATTCAGGCAACGTTACAGGAACAAAG GATATTATTTCTCCGTCAACAAATTCAAACATTGGAGGAACTAAAATCCCAAAATTCCTTCATGTCTGATGATTCTTAG
- the Wcy gene encoding WW domain-containing adapter protein with coiled-coil wacky isoform X4 — translation MLACICVDCARSPKDKRSRESRDSEHRTNHDRSSGEILHPIKLSSNSSRESSSQRKPSHNSCQDKRGDERGGAMERSARFGDWSEHMSSSGKKYYYNCKTEVSQWEKPREWISRTDNRQRQSNDYSSRSSHDKHSNSRSNSSSSVRDGKSSRQSDKREYWSSCSGSGGGSSREEVSAREREKEKERERERERDREPCREDAGVERQAQDMDISPGDSTPTSEPLTSCTHDSLPQGPVLLATALPRLTSHPPSTPQTPGKLNSPTQQQGNSNAPGPPVSLANLPRLLSQITGNKEQPDITPQKALQTLQTAAILLSRQQSSSGDRNNSGNDVMVPLKVDTSGNVTSEGPPTPTHSETLDCIDARKLTSPGGTNSGVQGLSSLQSLSTLGSLGNLSNTGLQALSRVQPPLTPSLTPSLANHYREDLTQHVRAFPADILEKQAQKLSEEAHTMGSLQCTRVSAELKTARSIVRLTEIQATLQEQRILFLRQQIQTLEELKSQNSFMSDDS, via the exons ATGCTTGCTTGCATATGTGTAGATTGTGCACGATCCCCAAAAGACAAGAGAAGCCGTGAGAGCAGAGATTCAGAACACAGGACCAACCACGATAGGAGTAGTGGAGAA ATTTTACATCCTATAAAATTATCATCAAATTCATCGAGAGAGTCTTCATCTCAGAGGAAACCATCGCATAATTCCTGTCAG GACAAACGCGGTGATGAACGAGGAGGTGCAATGGAACGTTCGGCCAGGTTTGGTGATTGGTCAGAACATATGAGTTCTTCGGGCAAGAAGTATTATTACAACTGTAAAACAGAAGTTTCTCAGTGGGAAAAACCACGGGAATGGATTAGTCGAACAGATAATCGACAACGTCAGTCCAATGATTATTCTTCTAGGTCAA GTCACGATAAACATTCCAACTCGCGATCAAATAGCAGTAGCAGTGTGCGAGATGGTAAATCATCACGTCAGTCCGACAAACGTGAATATTGGAGTTCATGCAGTGGAAGCGGCGGCGGTAGTAGTAGAGAAGAGGTTTCAGCTAGGGAaagggaaaaagaaaaagaacgggAACGGGAACGAGAAAGAGATCGGGAACCATGTAGAGAAGATGCGGGAGTGGAGCGCCAAGCTCAGGATATGGACATTTCACCGGGTGATTCTACACCGACTTCTGAACCTCTCACATCTTGCACTCACGATTCACTGCCGCAAGGTCCTGTTTTGTTGGCCACTG CATTACCTCGATTAACATCACACCCACCATCGACACCACAAACACCTGGAAAACTTAATTCACCAACACAACAACAAGGAAATAGTAATGCTCCAGGTCCACCTGTGTCGTTAGCAAATCTCCCTAGACTATTGTCTCAAATTACAGGCAACAAAGAACAGCCTGATATTACACCACAAAAGGCATTGCAAACATTGCAAACGGCCGCCATCCTCTTGTCTCGACAA CAGTCATCTAGCGGAGACCGGAATAATAGTGGAAATGACGTAATGGTCCCGCTAAAAGTTGACACAAGCGGCAACGTTACAAGTGAGGGACCACCTACTCCCACACATTCGGAAACCCTGGACTGTATTGATGCTCGAAAAT TAACAAGCCCTGGGGGGACGAATTCTGGAGTACAAGGTCTAAGCTCATTGCAAAGTCTTAGCACATTAGGTTCCCTTGGAAATTTAAGTAATACAGGTTTACAAGCATTGTCTAGAGTACAGCCTCCTTTAACACCTTCTTTAACACCGTCACTTGCTAATCACTATCGGGAAGATTTAACGCAACATGTGCGTGCCTTTCCTGCTGATATTCTTGAGAAACAG gCACAGAAACTTAGCGAAGAAGCACACACAATGGGAAGTTTGCAGTGTACGAGAGTTTCAGCAGAGTTAAAAACGGCGCGATCGATAGTGAGGTTGACAGAAATTCAGGCAACGTTACAGGAACAAAG GATATTATTTCTCCGTCAACAAATTCAAACATTGGAGGAACTAAAATCCCAAAATTCCTTCATGTCTGATGATTCTTAG